In Opitutaceae bacterium TAV5, one genomic interval encodes:
- a CDS encoding cyanate hydratase (catalyzes the reaction of cyanate and bicarbonate to produce ammonia and carbon dioxide): MIKTTMTEKILAAKAAKNLTWNAIAQAAGLSEVFTTSACLGENALDPDEAGKVATVLGLGPDIAAALVEYANKGEAATTIPKEPLQYRFQEILYVYGGTLKALIEEKFGPGIMSAIDFTMDVEKVPDPKGDRVKITMNGKFLGYKKW, translated from the coding sequence ATGATCAAAACAACCATGACAGAAAAGATCCTCGCAGCGAAAGCCGCGAAAAACCTCACCTGGAACGCCATCGCCCAGGCGGCGGGGCTCTCCGAAGTCTTCACGACCTCGGCCTGCCTGGGCGAAAACGCCCTCGATCCCGACGAGGCCGGCAAGGTCGCGACCGTCCTCGGGCTCGGTCCCGACATCGCTGCAGCGCTGGTCGAATATGCCAACAAGGGCGAAGCCGCCACGACCATCCCCAAGGAACCCTTGCAGTATCGCTTCCAGGAAATCCTCTACGTTTATGGCGGCACCCTGAAGGCCCTCATCGAGGAAAAATTCGGCCCCGGCATCATGAGCGCCATCGACTTCACGATGGACGTCGAAAAAGTTCCCGATCCCAAGGGCGACCGCGTGAAGATCACCATGAACGGCAAATTCCTCGGCTACAAAAAATGGTGA
- a CDS encoding recombinase RecA, whose amino-acid sequence MAKAVLTKTTTSAPAVAGTPDRKNLDLAVSAITKQFGEGSIMRLGDAHKMQVETLSTGSLAVDLALGVGGLPRGRIIEIYGPESSGKTTFCLSVIAEAQKKGGLAAFIDVEHALDPKYSRIVGVNLDDLLVSQPDSGEDALNIAEALIRSNAIDVIVIDSVAALISRQELDGQMGDATVGSQARLMSQAMRRLTAVVSKTKCILIFTNQIREKIGVMFGSPETTPGGRALKFFSSIRIDIRRKEQIKLPDGKIVGNRTKIKVVKNKVAPPFTECEFDIMYDEGISRTGSLLDLGIEHKILEKKGAWISYEGELIGQGRDAAKQTIREKPELAAKLSKAIYEKVNVTGGTIVTGDEPAAE is encoded by the coding sequence ATGGCCAAAGCAGTCCTCACCAAAACCACCACCTCCGCTCCCGCCGTCGCCGGCACTCCCGACCGCAAGAACCTCGATCTCGCCGTTTCCGCCATCACCAAGCAGTTTGGCGAAGGTTCGATCATGCGTCTGGGCGACGCCCACAAAATGCAGGTCGAAACGCTTTCGACCGGCTCCCTCGCCGTCGATCTCGCCCTTGGTGTCGGCGGACTCCCCCGCGGCCGCATCATCGAAATCTACGGTCCGGAATCCTCCGGCAAAACCACCTTCTGTCTCAGTGTCATCGCCGAGGCCCAGAAAAAGGGCGGGCTCGCCGCCTTCATCGACGTCGAGCATGCCCTCGACCCGAAGTATTCGCGCATTGTCGGCGTCAATCTCGACGACCTGCTCGTCTCGCAACCCGACAGCGGCGAGGACGCGCTCAACATCGCCGAGGCGCTCATCCGCTCCAACGCCATCGATGTCATCGTCATCGACTCCGTCGCCGCCCTCATTTCCCGCCAGGAACTCGACGGCCAGATGGGCGACGCCACCGTCGGCTCCCAGGCGCGCCTCATGAGCCAGGCCATGCGCCGCCTCACCGCCGTGGTCAGCAAGACCAAGTGCATTCTCATTTTCACGAACCAGATTCGTGAAAAGATCGGCGTCATGTTCGGCAGCCCCGAGACGACGCCCGGCGGTCGCGCCCTCAAGTTCTTCTCGTCGATCCGCATCGACATCCGCCGCAAGGAGCAGATCAAGCTGCCCGACGGCAAGATCGTCGGCAACCGCACCAAGATCAAGGTGGTCAAGAACAAGGTCGCGCCTCCGTTCACCGAGTGCGAGTTCGACATCATGTACGACGAGGGCATCTCGCGCACCGGCTCTCTCCTCGACCTCGGCATCGAGCACAAGATCCTCGAAAAGAAGGGCGCGTGGATTTCCTACGAAGGCGAACTCATCGGCCAGGGCCGCGACGCCGCCAAACAGACGATCCGCGAAAAACCCGAACTGGCCGCAAAGCTCAGCAAGGCGATTTACGAAAAGGTCAACGTCACCGGCGGCACCATCGTGACCGGCGACGAGCCGGCCGCGGAGTAA
- a CDS encoding LysR family transcriptional regulator, translated as MNTLIETRHLNAFVAIVRRGGMHKAGKDLGLTPSALSHAIRMLEETLGAKLFERVGRTLALSPEGKRFLPEAEEMVRRLQAVREQMRTGRDWGSHRLVIGSTPTGCRFIVPNLIREFRESFPQMALSLVEREADDLVARLLEGTVDVGVAPLLRDYRELMQIELAEDELGFLIHPLHPWAKLGRVTRAQVAEARLILPEEHSAMFELIDSFFRQERIPTRAFIESDNEDVVKQLVGLGLGVGVLPGWIAMREIEAGTLVCLPLGRRSLRRRWMVFYRKGRRLSLPETLFTGVCRAVARDLIVDNAELSRDKSAIRIRSGAGAGRFP; from the coding sequence GTGAATACCTTGATCGAGACCCGGCATCTCAATGCGTTCGTGGCCATCGTGCGCCGCGGCGGCATGCACAAGGCGGGCAAGGATCTGGGCCTGACGCCCTCGGCCCTCAGCCACGCCATCCGGATGCTGGAGGAGACGCTGGGGGCGAAGCTGTTCGAGCGGGTGGGCCGCACGCTGGCGCTCAGCCCGGAGGGGAAGCGCTTCCTGCCGGAGGCGGAGGAGATGGTGCGGCGGTTGCAGGCGGTGCGGGAGCAGATGCGGACGGGACGCGACTGGGGCAGCCACCGGCTGGTCATCGGCTCCACGCCGACGGGCTGCCGGTTCATCGTGCCGAACCTGATCCGGGAATTTCGCGAGAGTTTCCCGCAAATGGCGCTCTCGCTCGTGGAGCGGGAGGCGGACGACCTGGTGGCGCGCCTGCTGGAGGGCACGGTCGATGTCGGCGTGGCGCCGCTGCTGCGCGATTACCGGGAACTGATGCAGATCGAGCTGGCCGAGGATGAACTGGGGTTCCTGATCCATCCGCTGCATCCGTGGGCGAAGCTGGGCCGGGTGACGCGCGCGCAGGTGGCCGAGGCGCGTCTGATCCTGCCCGAGGAGCACTCGGCGATGTTCGAGCTGATCGACTCGTTTTTCCGGCAGGAGCGCATCCCCACGCGGGCCTTCATCGAGAGCGACAACGAGGACGTGGTGAAGCAACTGGTCGGTCTGGGCCTCGGTGTGGGGGTGCTGCCGGGCTGGATCGCCATGCGCGAGATCGAGGCCGGCACGCTCGTCTGCCTGCCGCTGGGCCGCCGTTCGCTGAGACGGCGGTGGATGGTGTTTTACAGGAAAGGCCGGCGGCTGAGCCTGCCAGAGACGCTGTTCACCGGCGTCTGCCGCGCCGTGGCCCGCGATCTGATCGTGGACAATGCCGAACTCTCGCGAGACAAATCGGCGATCCGGATCCGGTCGGGAGCGGGCGCCGGCCGGTTCCCCTGA
- a CDS encoding nitrate ABC transporter substrate-binding protein codes for MIANTSKIHPGRSASAPVCHRSNVNADALRDFEARQTPDFRGLEHGPCGRAHVPGVECPDCATSLAERARAALTPATPSIEDIVSRQVEDAIIQAVIPDPMVRRTFIKRLGQGSLAALISTALPLDFAKALAAEPVKTGAIEKPDLSIGFIPITCGTPIIMAEPMGFYKKNGLNATVRKAAGWAIIRDWAVNREVDAVHMLSPMPLAVTLGAGSRPLNMVVPVIENVNGQAITLHNKHKGKVKGPQDMKGFRFCVPFDYSMHNYLLRYYLAEGGLDPDKDVSIRVIPPAEMVANLKADNIDGYLGPDPFNQRAVYENAGYIFMLTKDIWPGHPCCTLSLLEEFPRRYPNTFLALWRTLIEATYFSSDPANRDAIAKAIAPANYLNQPEIVLRQVLTGRYATGLGGVASTPDRIDFDPMPWTAMAKWILSQMVRWKQIPADVDYEKIATQVYQEAGCNDLIRELGLTPKIAPPKSFTILGKDFDPARAADYAASFAIPAKS; via the coding sequence ATGATAGCAAATACATCGAAAATCCATCCGGGACGCTCCGCCAGCGCGCCCGTGTGCCATCGCTCCAACGTCAACGCCGACGCCCTCCGTGATTTCGAGGCCCGCCAGACGCCCGATTTTCGCGGCCTGGAGCACGGGCCGTGCGGCCGCGCCCACGTCCCGGGCGTCGAATGTCCCGATTGCGCCACCAGCCTCGCCGAACGCGCCCGCGCCGCGCTCACGCCCGCCACGCCCTCCATCGAGGACATCGTTTCCCGCCAGGTCGAGGATGCGATTATCCAGGCGGTGATCCCCGACCCCATGGTCCGCCGTACCTTCATCAAGCGCCTGGGCCAGGGCTCGCTCGCCGCGCTCATCTCCACCGCCCTCCCGCTCGACTTCGCCAAGGCCCTCGCCGCCGAGCCCGTGAAAACCGGCGCCATCGAGAAGCCCGATCTCTCCATCGGCTTCATCCCCATCACCTGCGGCACGCCCATCATCATGGCCGAGCCCATGGGTTTTTACAAAAAGAACGGCCTCAACGCCACCGTGCGCAAGGCCGCGGGCTGGGCCATCATCCGCGACTGGGCCGTCAACCGCGAGGTCGACGCCGTCCACATGCTCAGCCCCATGCCGCTCGCCGTCACCCTCGGCGCCGGCTCCCGCCCGCTCAACATGGTCGTCCCCGTCATCGAGAACGTCAACGGGCAGGCGATCACCCTGCACAACAAACACAAGGGCAAGGTCAAGGGACCGCAGGACATGAAGGGGTTTCGCTTCTGCGTGCCCTTCGACTACTCGATGCACAACTACCTCCTCCGCTACTACCTCGCCGAGGGCGGGCTCGATCCCGACAAGGACGTGAGCATCCGCGTCATCCCCCCCGCCGAGATGGTCGCCAACCTCAAGGCCGACAACATCGATGGCTACCTCGGCCCCGATCCCTTCAACCAGCGCGCCGTGTATGAAAACGCCGGATACATCTTCATGCTGACGAAGGACATCTGGCCCGGCCATCCCTGCTGCACGCTCTCGCTGCTCGAGGAGTTCCCGCGCCGGTATCCGAACACTTTCCTCGCCCTCTGGCGTACCCTCATCGAGGCCACTTATTTCTCCTCCGATCCCGCCAACCGTGATGCCATCGCCAAGGCCATTGCGCCCGCCAACTACCTCAACCAGCCCGAGATCGTGCTCCGCCAGGTGCTCACCGGCCGCTACGCCACCGGCCTCGGCGGCGTGGCCAGCACGCCCGACCGCATCGACTTCGACCCCATGCCCTGGACCGCCATGGCCAAGTGGATACTCAGCCAGATGGTGCGCTGGAAACAGATCCCCGCCGATGTCGATTATGAGAAGATCGCCACGCAGGTTTACCAGGAGGCCGGCTGCAACGATCTCATCCGCGAACTGGGCCTCACGCCCAAGATCGCCCCGCCGAAGTCCTTCACCATCCTCGGCAAGGACTTCGATCCCGCCCGCGCCGCCGACTACGCCGCCAGCTTCGCCATTCCCGCCAAATCCTGA
- a CDS encoding nitrate ABC transporter permease yields MLTVFVVLAGLVVWSALTRQPRLDPADFSPDQLELMELNGDVIRDPGTGAYAYNPAKRQGFPGPGDVWNKTREEAREAFERKGTNDHGIAWLVGYTLRRFFTGFGAASIVAIFVGVLIGLSPLLYKTLNPIIQFLKPISPLAWLPLLLYSVKDPFWTAILVVFMASLWPTVANTAFGVTNLRKDYLRVADMLEMNFARRLFCVILPGAAPTIIAGLRISFGSALVAVVPAEMLLGELGVGYLSWIEWNNLDVAGVIFAIGVVGVVGVLLDFAFSRLASCFTYSEG; encoded by the coding sequence GTGCTCACGGTTTTCGTCGTGCTCGCCGGTCTCGTCGTCTGGTCCGCCCTCACACGCCAGCCCCGCCTCGACCCGGCCGACTTTTCACCCGACCAGCTCGAACTCATGGAGCTCAATGGAGACGTCATCCGCGATCCCGGCACCGGCGCCTACGCCTACAACCCCGCCAAGCGCCAGGGATTCCCCGGCCCCGGCGACGTGTGGAACAAGACCAGGGAGGAGGCGCGCGAGGCTTTTGAGAGAAAAGGCACCAACGACCACGGCATCGCCTGGCTCGTCGGCTACACCCTGCGCCGCTTCTTCACCGGCTTCGGCGCGGCCTCCATCGTGGCCATTTTCGTCGGCGTTCTCATCGGCCTTTCCCCGCTCCTCTACAAGACGCTCAATCCCATCATCCAGTTCCTCAAGCCCATCTCGCCGCTCGCCTGGCTGCCGCTCCTGCTCTACTCGGTGAAAGACCCCTTCTGGACCGCCATCCTCGTCGTCTTCATGGCCTCGCTCTGGCCCACCGTGGCCAACACCGCCTTTGGCGTCACCAATCTTCGCAAGGATTATCTGCGGGTGGCCGACATGCTGGAGATGAATTTCGCGCGCCGCCTCTTCTGCGTGATCCTCCCCGGCGCAGCGCCCACGATCATCGCCGGCCTGCGCATCTCCTTCGGCAGCGCGCTCGTTGCCGTCGTCCCCGCCGAGATGCTCCTCGGCGAACTCGGCGTGGGCTACCTGAGCTGGATCGAGTGGAACAACCTCGACGTGGCCGGCGTGATCTTCGCCATCGGCGTCGTCGGCGTTGTCGGCGTCCTCCTCGACTTCGCGTTCAGCCGCCTCGCCTCCTGCTTCACCTACTCGGAAGGCTGA
- a CDS encoding tyrosyl-tRNA synthase (catalyzes the formation of tyrosyl-tRNA(Tyr) from tyrosine and tRNA(Tyr)): protein MNLIEDLQWRGLLADCTDLDALAKRLSEGPVTLYIGFDPTGDSLHVGHLMGQLTARRFQLAGHHVLPLAGGATGMIGDPSGKSAERNLLTPEQLAHNVACIKQQLARLLDFDPARRQNPAHLVDNADWTRTISYLDFLRDVGKYFSLNVMLAKDSVRSRMEGDNGISYTEFSYQLLQAHDFYVLRRDYHCELQIGGSDQWGNITAGTDFIRRKLGVPAYGWTFPLITKADGSKFGKTEGGAVWLDPEKTSPYKFYQFFVNTEDAKVCEYLRKFTFLSRTEIEELEAKHAANPGAREAHKALAREITRTVHGDAALDAALKASAILFGAEIGDTTEATFRDVVGEVPTKELARARLETAAGPDGVSGAPLTELLVHAGLAPSKGQARKDIEGGGVYVNNLRVAESARTITPADLLFGKYVLLRKGKRTYAVLDVK from the coding sequence ATGAACCTCATCGAAGACCTCCAGTGGCGCGGCCTCCTGGCCGATTGCACCGACCTCGACGCGCTCGCGAAGCGCCTCAGCGAAGGCCCGGTCACGCTGTATATCGGCTTCGATCCCACCGGCGACTCGCTCCACGTCGGCCACCTCATGGGCCAGCTCACCGCCCGCCGCTTCCAGCTCGCCGGCCACCATGTGCTCCCGCTCGCCGGCGGCGCCACCGGCATGATCGGCGACCCGTCCGGCAAATCCGCCGAGCGCAATCTCCTCACCCCCGAACAGCTCGCCCACAACGTCGCCTGCATCAAACAACAACTCGCGCGCCTCCTCGACTTCGACCCGGCTCGTCGTCAAAACCCCGCGCACCTCGTCGACAACGCCGACTGGACGCGCACCATCAGCTACCTGGATTTCCTCCGCGACGTCGGAAAATATTTTTCGCTCAACGTCATGCTCGCGAAAGATTCCGTCCGCTCGCGCATGGAAGGCGACAACGGCATCAGCTACACCGAGTTCAGCTACCAGCTCCTCCAGGCCCACGACTTCTACGTGCTGCGTCGCGACTACCACTGCGAGCTCCAGATCGGCGGCTCCGACCAGTGGGGCAACATCACCGCCGGCACCGATTTCATCCGCCGGAAACTCGGCGTGCCTGCGTATGGCTGGACGTTCCCCCTCATCACCAAGGCCGACGGTTCCAAGTTCGGCAAAACCGAAGGCGGCGCCGTGTGGCTCGATCCGGAAAAAACGAGCCCCTACAAGTTTTACCAGTTCTTCGTGAACACCGAAGACGCCAAGGTCTGCGAATACCTCCGCAAGTTCACGTTTCTCTCCCGTACTGAAATCGAGGAGCTCGAAGCGAAACACGCCGCCAATCCCGGCGCGCGCGAGGCGCACAAGGCGCTCGCCCGCGAGATCACCCGCACGGTTCACGGCGACGCCGCGCTCGACGCCGCGCTCAAGGCCAGCGCGATCCTCTTCGGCGCCGAGATCGGCGACACCACCGAAGCCACCTTCCGCGACGTCGTCGGTGAAGTGCCCACGAAAGAACTCGCGCGCGCCCGGCTCGAAACCGCCGCCGGACCCGACGGCGTGAGCGGCGCTCCGCTGACCGAACTGCTCGTCCACGCCGGCCTCGCTCCGTCAAAGGGCCAGGCGCGCAAGGACATCGAAGGCGGCGGCGTTTACGTGAACAACCTCCGCGTCGCCGAATCTGCCCGGACCATCACGCCCGCCGATCTGCTCTTCGGCAAGTACGTGCTCCTGCGCAAGGGCAAGCGCACCTACGCCGTGCTGGACGTGAAGTGA
- a CDS encoding nitrate ABC transporter ATPase, translating into MSGNKYLYIDHVSKSFPSLDPAARRGAQVTVFGGVAFELREGEFMSMVGHSGCGKSTLLNIIAGFDAASEGGVFLQGKAITRPGLDRMVVFQSFALMPWLTTFENVRLAVRQAYPDRDRAGIDDWTQKYIDLMNLTGAERKRPALLSGGMRQRVGIARAFAVNPKVLLLDEPFAQIDALTRGSIQEELVRMWQATRSTVFMVTHDVDEAILLSDRIALMSNGPGAELAEIVEVDIPRPRTRATLIDNPRYMQLRNHILQFLVAGAKRPPSVAAAA; encoded by the coding sequence ATGTCCGGAAACAAATACCTTTACATCGACCACGTCTCGAAGTCCTTCCCTTCGCTCGATCCCGCTGCGCGCCGCGGCGCGCAGGTCACCGTCTTTGGCGGCGTGGCCTTCGAGCTTCGCGAAGGCGAGTTCATGAGCATGGTCGGCCACTCCGGATGCGGCAAGAGCACCCTGCTCAACATCATCGCCGGCTTCGATGCCGCGAGCGAAGGCGGCGTGTTCCTTCAGGGCAAGGCCATCACCCGACCCGGCCTCGATCGCATGGTCGTCTTCCAGAGTTTCGCGCTCATGCCTTGGCTCACCACCTTCGAAAACGTGCGCCTCGCCGTCCGCCAGGCATATCCCGACCGGGACCGGGCCGGGATCGATGACTGGACGCAAAAATACATCGACCTGATGAACCTCACCGGCGCCGAGCGCAAACGGCCCGCCCTCCTCTCCGGCGGCATGCGCCAGCGCGTCGGCATCGCCCGCGCCTTTGCCGTCAATCCCAAGGTCCTGCTCCTCGACGAACCCTTCGCGCAGATCGACGCTCTCACCCGCGGCAGCATCCAGGAGGAACTCGTCCGCATGTGGCAGGCCACGCGCAGCACCGTCTTCATGGTCACGCACGATGTGGACGAGGCCATCCTCCTCTCCGACCGCATCGCCCTCATGAGCAACGGTCCCGGCGCCGAGCTGGCCGAGATCGTCGAGGTGGACATCCCGCGCCCCCGCACCCGCGCCACCCTCATCGACAACCCCCGCTACATGCAGCTCCGCAATCACATCCTCCAGTTCCTCGTCGCCGGCGCCAAGCGGCCTCCGTCCGTCGCGGCCGCCGCCTGA
- a CDS encoding nitrate ABC transporter ATP-binding protein — protein sequence MHIRVCWHRRCSKTGMTARPAAPSSRLRHRSPVPDRPLRVGYVPMTDCAPLVAAHEFGLFERHGLRVILSREPGWATVREKMILGELDACQAPASMVFELSCGLGVVTTPSLTGLVTAHNGNAITLSNELRDLGVRDVWSLRRLIDRHRGSRRFIFAGVLAYSSQHYLMRKWLRSGGIDPERDVDIIFLPPPQINVCLGAGHIDGCCVAEPWSSVGLLRGIGWCVTLSADFDPMHPEKVFMVRAHFDRDHHENHLRLVAALIEAARWCDQPASRAELADILSSPRYLDIPRDTIANALIGPFRMGMDQETPATNAIVFHRNDANRPTVAKARWVLHEIHTHRLGDGLPELSDSEIRERYREDIYEEALALVAPPRRARPRAASPAFASVA from the coding sequence ATGCACATTCGCGTCTGCTGGCATCGCCGGTGCTCCAAAACCGGCATGACCGCACGACCCGCAGCACCGTCCTCCCGGCTCCGCCACCGGAGTCCCGTGCCGGATCGTCCCCTGCGCGTCGGCTACGTGCCCATGACCGATTGCGCGCCGCTCGTCGCCGCCCATGAGTTTGGCCTCTTCGAGCGTCACGGCCTGCGCGTCATCCTCAGCCGCGAGCCCGGCTGGGCCACCGTGCGCGAGAAAATGATCCTCGGCGAGCTCGACGCCTGCCAGGCCCCCGCCAGCATGGTCTTCGAGCTTTCCTGCGGGCTTGGCGTCGTCACCACGCCCAGCCTCACCGGCCTGGTCACCGCGCACAACGGCAACGCCATCACCCTCTCCAACGAACTCCGGGACCTCGGCGTGCGCGACGTCTGGTCGCTGCGCCGCCTCATCGACCGCCACCGCGGCAGCCGCCGCTTCATCTTTGCCGGCGTCCTCGCGTATTCATCACAACACTACCTGATGAGGAAGTGGCTCCGCTCCGGCGGCATCGACCCCGAGCGCGACGTGGACATCATTTTCCTCCCGCCGCCCCAGATCAACGTGTGCCTCGGCGCCGGGCACATCGACGGCTGCTGCGTGGCCGAGCCCTGGAGCTCCGTCGGCCTCCTGCGGGGCATCGGCTGGTGCGTCACGCTCTCCGCCGACTTCGATCCGATGCACCCGGAAAAAGTCTTCATGGTCCGCGCCCACTTCGACCGCGACCATCACGAGAACCACCTGCGTCTCGTCGCCGCCCTCATCGAGGCCGCCCGCTGGTGCGACCAGCCGGCCAGCCGGGCCGAACTGGCCGACATCCTCTCCTCTCCCCGTTATCTCGACATCCCGCGCGATACCATCGCCAACGCCCTCATCGGCCCCTTCCGCATGGGCATGGATCAGGAAACCCCGGCGACGAATGCCATCGTGTTTCATCGCAACGATGCCAATCGCCCCACCGTGGCCAAGGCCCGCTGGGTCCTGCACGAGATCCATACCCACCGCCTCGGCGACGGTCTTCCCGAACTGTCCGACTCCGAAATCCGCGAACGCTACCGCGAGGACATTTACGAGGAGGCGCTTGCCCTCGTCGCTCCGCCCCGGCGGGCGCGTCCACGCGCAGCCTCGCCCGCATTTGCCTCCGTCGCCTGA